The following proteins are co-located in the Apium graveolens cultivar Ventura chromosome 5, ASM990537v1, whole genome shotgun sequence genome:
- the LOC141661642 gene encoding endonuclease 2, with translation MGFCRGASVLALFSFLFFLPVIHGWGVDGHLTVCRIAQARLSETAAAAVKKLLPVSAENDLGSECSWADHVKFRYHWSSALHYIDTPDNLCSYQYTRDCKDEDGVSGRCVAGAINNYTSQLLTYGNAAASQYNLTEALLFLSHFIGDIHQPLHVGFTSDRGGNTIDVHWYTRKGVLHHVWDDSIIETAEERFYNSAVEGLIDAIQKNITGEWKDQVPTWENCGGNKPTCPDIYATEGIRAACDWAYKGVSEGSVLEDDYFLSRLPIVNRRLAQGGVRLAATLNRIFG, from the exons ATGGGCTTTTGCAGAGGTGCTTCTGTTTTAGCTCTCTTCTCATTCTTGTTTTTTCTCCCTGTGATTCATGGCTGGGGAGTTGATGGGCATCTTACAGTTTGCAGGATTGCTCAG GCACGTTTGAGTGAAACTGCAGCTGCTGCTGTCAAAAAATTACTGCCAGTTTCTGCTGAGAACGATCTGGGTAGTGAATGTTCATGGGCAGACCACGTGAAATTCCGGTATCACTGGTCATCTGCTTTGCATTATATCGACACGCCTGACAATCTCTGCTCTTATCAATACACCA GGGACTGCAAAGATGAAGATGGCGTGAGTGGAAGGTGTGTAGCAGGGGCAATCAATAATTATACCAGTCAGCTACTAACTTATGGAAATGCTGCTGCTTCTCAAT ACAATCTAACGGAAGctcttctctttctctctcattttATTGGAGATATTCATCAG CCACTTCATGTAGGATTTACTTCGGACAGAGGAGGAAACACAATTGATGTTCACTGGTATACAAGAAAAGGGGTGCTCCATCAT GTTTGGGATGACAGTATAATTGAAACAGCAGAAGAAAGGTTCTACAATTCTGCTGTAGAGGGTTTAATTGATGCAATTCAGAAGAATATTACG GGTGAATGGAAAGACCAAGTCCCAACATGGGAGAATTGTGGCGGTAATAAGCCAACTTGCCCAGACAT ATATGCGACTGAAGGTATAAGAGCAGCTTGTGACTGGGCATACAAAGGTGTGAGTGAAGGTTCAGTACTAGAAG ATGACTACTTCCTTTCACGTTTACCAATTGTCAATCGACGATTAGCTCAAGGCGGAGTTCGACTAGCAGCCACACTAAACAGAATCTTTGGATAG